In Primulina eburnea isolate SZY01 chromosome 5, ASM2296580v1, whole genome shotgun sequence, a single window of DNA contains:
- the LOC140831852 gene encoding probable NOT transcription complex subunit VIP2: protein MWTPKTSNKSNSNRVDDNGRTYLTPYSTPFVPSSTAASNESGSPLIPNKPPLVPNKGHAGRMVNSIGGLVSADGSGSSSTGLANIPSPVSGLNLSGGLNIGGLVDYSATQRQEEHFVQPQQYSIFTNLQVNIDPLPGDIHFDCLVEDISFPMPDNQDLHFHGSVRYQHFQQPQPQPQPQPQPRFYYPSRGYKEVAQSSRLGPDDYGLLGLLKIIKGANPAKTSLAIGVDPHSLGLDLNSLEPLNQKFASPWSDEPVKEGPKYNIPDCYNTGQPPPLKLSHFKKFHLAMLFYIFYSMPQDQAQLFAANELHDRGWYFHRELHMWFSRDKNSVPTVNNETYEVGCYIFFDPSTWHTIRKENVVLDYKMIEQRPAIPL, encoded by the exons ATGTGGACACCAAAGACATCAAACAAGTCTAACTCAAACCGTGTAGATGACAATGGAAGAACTTATTTGACTCCCTATTCTACCCCATTTGTTCCATCTAGTACTGCTGCTTCTAATGAATCTG GGTCACCTTTGATTCCAAACAAGCCACCTTTGGTTCCAAATAAGGGACATGCAGGACGAATGGTCAATTCTATTGGTGGTCTTGTCAGTGCAGATGGTAGTGGTTCAAGTTCTACTGGTTTGGCTAATATCCCTAGTCCTGTTTCTGGCTTGAATTTGTCCG GTGGTCTTAACATTGGCGGTCTCGTTGATTATAGCGCAACACAGCGCCAGGAAGAACATTTTGTGCAGCCTCAGCAGTATTCA ATATTCACAAATCTTCAAGTAAACATCGATCCTCTACCAGGAGATATTCATTTTGATTGTCTGGTAGAGGATATTTCATTTCCTATGCCAGACAATCAAGATCTTCATTTTCATGGTTCCGTG CGATATCAGCATTTCCAACAACCTCAACCTCAACCTCAACCTCAACCACAACCTCGCTTCTATTATCCCTCAAGAGGTTATAAAGAGGTGGCACAAAGCTCTCGGCTAGGACCTGATGACTATGGGTTGCTTGGTTTGCTTAAAATAATAAAAGGTGCAAATCCGGCTAAAACTTCTCTTGCTATTGGGGTTGATCCGCACTCCCTTGGCCTCGACTTAAATTCTCTGGAGCCTCTTAACCAAAAGTTTGCATCTCCATGGTCTGATGAACCTGTGAAAGAAGGGCCCAAGTATAATATCCCTGATTGCTACAACACTGGACAACCTCCTCCATTGAAG CTTAGTCACTTCAAGAAATTCCATCTAGCGATGTTGTTTTACATTTTTTACAG TATGCCACAAGATCAGGCGCAACTCTTTGCAGCAAATGAACT GCATGATAGAGGGTGGTACTTCCATAGAGAGCTCCACATGTGGTTCAGTAGGGACAAGAACTCGGTTCCTACTGTAAATAATGAAACCTATGAAGTAGGTTGCTACATCTTTTTTGACCCTTCCACATGGCACACCATAAGAAAG GAAAACGTTGTTTTGGATTACAAAATGATAGAGCAACGACCGGCAATTCCGTTGTAG
- the LOC140831853 gene encoding probable NOT transcription complex subunit VIP2, translating into MWTPKTSNKSNSNRVDDNGRTYLTPYSTPFVPSSTAASNESGPPLIPNKPPLVPNKGHAGRIVNSIGGFVSADGSGSSSTALANVPSPVSGLNLSDIQVMQNIGGPVDYSATQRQKEHLVQPQQYPMGRSPGFMFGAINASHYPLQQGDDSSINGTGFSFPMPGNQDLHFHGSEQYQHFQHPQPQPRFYNPLRGKEVAQSSRLGPDDYGLLGLLKIIKGANPAKTSLAMGVDPHSLGLDLNSLEPLHRKFASPFSDEPVKEGPKYDIPDCYNCQQPPPLKLSHFKKFHIAMLFYIFYSMPQDEAQLFAANELHDRGWYFHRERCMWFTRDSLPAVKNSTYEVGSYICFDPYAWQTIRQENIVLHYEMIEQRPVIPP; encoded by the exons ATGTGGACACCAAAGACATCAAACAAGTCTAACTCAAACCGTGTAGATGACAATGGAAGAACTTATTTGACTCCCTATTCTACCCCATTTGTTCCATCTAGTACTGCTGCTTCTAATGAATCCG GGCCACCTTTGATTCCAAATAAGCCACCTTTGGTTCCAAATAAGGGACATGCAGGACGAATTGTCAATTCTATTGGTGGTTTTGTCAGTGCAGATGGTAGTGGTTCAAGTTCTACTGCGTTGGCTAATGTCCCTAGTCCTGTTTCTGGCTTGAATTTGTCCG ATATACAAGTCATGCAAAACATTGGGGGTCCCGTTGATTATAGCGCAACGCAGCGTCAGAAAGAACATTTAGTGCAGCCTCAGCAATATCCA ATGGGAAGATCTCCTGGTTTTATGTTTGGTGCTATAAATGCGTCACATTATCCTCTGCAACAAGGTGATGATTCTTCAATAAATGGAACGGGGTTTTCTTTTCCTATGCCAGGCAATCAAGATCTTCATTTTCATGGTTCCGAG CAATATCAGCATTTCCAGCATCCTCAACCtcaacctcgcttctataaTCCCTTAAGAGGTAAAGAAGTGGCACAAAGCTCTCGGCTTGGACCTGATGACTATGGGTTGCTTGGTTTGCTTAAAATAATAAAAGGTGCCAATCCGGCCAAAACCTCTCTAGCTATGGGAGTTGATCCGCACTCCCTCGGCCTCGACTTAAATTCTCTGGAGCCTCTTCACCGAAAGTTTGCATCTCCATTTTCTGATGAACCTGTGAAAGAAGGACCAAAGTATGATATCCCTGATTGCTACAATTGTCAACAACCTCCTCCATTGAAG CTTAGCCACTTCAAGAAATTCCATATAGCGATGTTGTTTTACATTTTTTACAG TATGCCACAAGACGAGGCGCAACTCTTTGCAGCAAATGAACT GCATGACAGAGGATGGTACTTCCATAGAGAGCGCTGCATGTGGTTCACGAGAGACTCGTTGCCTGCTGTAAAGAATTCTACCTATGAAGTAGGTAGTTACATCTGTTTCGACCCTTACGCATGGCAGACCATAAGACAG GAAAACATTGTCTTGCATTACGAAATGATCGAGCAAAGGCCGGTAATTCCACCGTAG
- the LOC140832101 gene encoding large ribosomal subunit protein eL24y-like, translated as MVLKTELCRFSGAKIYPGKGIRFIRSDSQVFLFANSKCKRYFHNRLRPAKLNWTAIYRKQHKKGDAAEAVKKRRRATRKPYSRSIVGATLEVIQKRRTEKPEVRDAAREAALREIKERIKKTKDEKKAKKAEVLSKQKGPKSNVPKGAGPRGGPKLGGGGGKR; from the exons ATGGTTCTGAA GACAGAGCTTTGTCGTTTCAGTGGTGCCAAGATATATCCAGGAAAAGGCATAAGATTTATTCGCTCAGACTCCCAG GTCTTCCTCTTTGCTAACTCAAAATGCAAGAGGTATTTCCACAACCGACTGAGGCCAGCAAAACTGAATTGGACTGCTATTTACCGAAAACAACATAAGAAG GGCGATGCTGCCGAAGCTGTGAAGAAGAGGCGACGAGCCACAAGGAAACCCTACTCAAGGTCTATTGTTGGCGCAACATTGGAAGTTATTCAGAAGAGAAGAACTGAAAAGCCAGAGGTCCGTGATGCTGCACGTGAAGCTGCTTTACG TGAAATTAAGGAAAGAATCAAGAAAACCAAGGATGAGAAGAAGGCAAAGAAGGCTGAAGTTTTGTCAAAGCAGAAAGGTCCCAAGAGTAACGTGCCTAAGGGTGCTGGACCCAGAGGTGGCCCTAAGCTCGGAGGTGGTGGTGGCAAGCGTTGA
- the LOC140831568 gene encoding LOW QUALITY PROTEIN: protein IQ-DOMAIN 22-like (The sequence of the model RefSeq protein was modified relative to this genomic sequence to represent the inferred CDS: deleted 1 base in 1 codon) codes for MGKASKWFRALLGLKKSDPNPNTRQIWQPPKKKWSFAKSHMEKSHLKSQHVVVTNDNDPSHHAVAVAAATAAVAEAAVAAAEAAAVVVKLTSGSGRSTSTSTAACVSKTGAGRWSRKERAAVTIQSDFRAYLSRRALWTLKALVKLQALVRGHLVRKQTADVLRRMQALVRAQARARAGRFWISESPYPSLKSSHFSYHGPLTPEKIDHVVRTRSMKHEQLTTLKRKSSRSSGNVSLDAEKLPTNCNRLDCRLGDRSLEQGLRTGNGPTDDERSYKILEVDTGKPFATNCETLFRASHPSLGSDLNCQRFSTSKDSTLHSTVLSSISGEVKSLSSMKFAKDIDESAFCTAENSPQLYSASSMGGISKRGALTPSKSDGSRSCLNGYTDHPNYMSFTESSKAKARSLSAPKQRLQYDRSGSTKRYLVHGCHESRLIAHRVSALDANFTIKAYPGSGRLDRLGMPTGEGITGFRGGQRLGC; via the exons ATGGGAAAGGCTTCGAAATGGTTTAGAGCTCTGCTGGGACTCAAGAAATCAGATCCAAACCCGAACACACGTCAAATCTGGCAACCACCGAAGAAGAAATGGAGCTTTGCAAAGTCCCATATGGAAAAAAGTCACCTGAAATCACAACACGTCGTAGTCACGAACGATAATGACCCCAGCCACCATGCAGTCGCTGTCGCCGCTGCTACAGCTGCCGTTGCGGAGGCTGCCGTCGCGGCC GCTGAGGCTGCAGCTGTGGTAGTCAAGCTAACCAGCGGCAGCGGTAGGAGTACATCAACAAGCACGGCGGCGTGCGTTAGCAAAACAGGCGCTGGGCGCTGGAGCCGGAAGGAGCGGGCAGCCGTTACGATACAGTCAGATTTTCGTGCGTATCTG TCAAGAAGAGCTCTGTGGACCCTGAAAGCATTAGTTAAACTTCAAGCATTGGTCAGAGGTCACCTTGTGAGgaagcagactgcagatgtttTGCGACGAATGCAGGCACTTGTACGAGCTCAAGCAAGAGCCCGAGCTGGGCGCTTTTGGATTTCTGAATCCCCATATCCAAGCCTGAAATCTTCCCACTTCAGTTATCAT GGGCCGCTAACACCCGAGAAAATTGATCATGTTGTTCGGACTAGGAGTATGAAGCACGAACAATTAACGACGCTCAAG AGAAAGAGTTCAAGATCCAGCGGCAACGTTTCCTTAGATGCAGAAAAACTACCAACAAATTGCAATAGATTGGACTGTAGATTGGGTGATAGATCATTGGAGCAAGGACTTCGTACGGGAAATGGTCCCACAGATGACGAAAGAAGTTATAAGATTCTGGAAGTCGACACCGGAAAACCTTTCGCTACCAATTGTGAAACATTATTCCGTGCTTCTCATCCTAGCCTTGGCTCTGATCTAAATTGTCAACGCTTTTCAACATCCAAGGACTCCACATTGCATTCAACAGTTCTGAGTTCAATCTCTGGAGAAGTTAAATCTTTGAGCTCTATGAAATTTGCAAAAGACATTGATGAAAGTGCTTTCTGTACTGCGGAGAACAGCCCACAATTATATTCAGCATCATCTATGGGTGGCATCTCTAAAAGAGGAGCATTAACCCCTTCGAAGAGCGATGGCTCGAGAAGTTGTCTCAATGGTTACACCGACCACCCAAATTACATGTCTTTCACGGAATCATCAAAAGCCAAGGCAAGATCCCTCAGTGCTCCGAAGCAAAGACTTCAATACGACAGATCAGGGTCTACAAAGAGATACTTGGTACATGGATGCCATGAGTCAAGGTTGATTGCCCATAGAGTTTCTGCACTGGATGCCAACTTCACAATCAAAGCTTATCCAGGGTCTGGTCGATTGGACAGGCTTGGAATGCCCACAGGAGAAGGTATTACTGGTTTTCGTGGTGGTCAGCGGCTCGGATGTTAG